A single genomic interval of Aneurinibacillus sp. REN35 harbors:
- a CDS encoding DnaJ domain-containing protein — translation MNEKQTEYKPLHEQEAILVTDVYTINVVHAIENLETIWRKRLEDGLVRLDFAVEIGKKLRAKLQLQLYDFLRDHPVPKKYEGKTLLAFSYEMPEWAILEVLRLYKQADSIRDSIVRYNDLMDEYEAIFYEQFEYQFLENELPTEESELADTLSEYRNRLQALYEKSARFRDKQAYSRMYSERSSSSHVSASDPVHAQGLHQLLGIDESASGDEVKQQYRHLMKILHPDHGGSAYLFNLVKQAYEAEK, via the coding sequence ATGAATGAGAAGCAGACCGAATATAAGCCGCTTCATGAACAAGAAGCCATCCTTGTAACGGATGTCTATACCATCAATGTTGTACACGCTATCGAAAACCTGGAGACGATATGGCGCAAGCGTTTAGAAGACGGATTGGTTCGACTCGATTTTGCAGTCGAAATCGGCAAAAAGCTTCGGGCCAAATTGCAGCTACAGTTGTATGACTTCCTCCGTGACCATCCGGTACCCAAAAAATACGAAGGAAAAACATTGCTCGCCTTTTCTTATGAAATGCCCGAATGGGCTATACTCGAAGTGCTTCGTTTATATAAACAGGCAGACAGCATACGAGATTCTATCGTTAGATATAACGATTTGATGGATGAATATGAAGCGATTTTTTATGAACAATTCGAATACCAATTTCTTGAGAATGAGCTGCCAACCGAAGAGAGTGAACTTGCAGACACGCTATCTGAGTACCGTAACCGCCTGCAAGCATTGTATGAGAAGTCGGCTCGCTTTCGTGACAAACAAGCATACAGCCGGATGTACAGTGAACGTTCGTCATCTTCTCACGTCTCCGCGTCAGACCCCGTCCATGCGCAAGGGCTGCACCAATTGCTTGGAATTGATGAGAGTGCTTCCGGTGACGAAGTAAAGCAGCAGTACCGCCACCTGATGAAGATACTTCATCCGGACCATGGCGGCAGCGCCTATTTATTCAACCTTGTAAAACAAGCGTACGAAGCCGAAAAATAA